CTATATTGCTTCCAATCTAGTGTTTCATGGAAAGACTAAACACATAGAACTTGACTgttatattatttaagaatattGTTGTCCAAGGAAATTTGTATGGAGTTTGTCGGATCCAATAATCAACTTGCACATGTCTTACCAAAATACTTAAGGGAACCTTGGATTGAATTTACTTGTTCCAAGCTTGGttcatacaatttgtatgctctAGCTTGAAGGGGAGTGttagaatattttttgtatACAAGGAGTTGTTAGAATAGATATTTAATGTAGGTAGTTAGGAGTTGTATTGGAAAACTACTATATGCCATACCTATGAGCTGTTGGCGTTAATTACCTAGATATTCTTAATGTAATTTTCTTCTATAAATAACAAAGATCAGCTAAGAGATAAtcattctattatttatttttctcatattttcagTCTTAAGTGCAACATCAAAGGAATTTCATCCTTCCAATTTCATCTTTGATCCATCGCCAATCAACGCTTGCAACACAGACTATTACACAATTAACAAGGATTATAGTATCAATGTATTATCTTGAATTTTGAATGCAACAATAGTCGTTTTATCATTCTTACATAGGAGTCTCTAGTCACAAGAGAAGAACATAACATACCCACAATTTCTAGCTTAAATCAAATAGTGGAAAGTGTTCAAAGTTTTTGTGGGAAAGATTAAACCTTTGTATTCTTCATTCTGTGAAGTCACTTACGGAGCTTTAAACTATTCTTTCGTTGGGGTTTTCTTCAATACATTGTTTTGAGGTCTTCATTTTAGAGGAAGATTTAGATGGAATAACCAAAAATGGTTTGTATGTTGTAATCAAATTTTGATTTGTGTAACCTGTTAAGAAGTTGTCTTAAAGGAAAATTGGATGTAGCATATCTGTTTGAGTAAACCAATATAAAATTGCTTTGTTACTTGTTTTCGTTTGTTAGACAATCGAGTCTATCCTCTGTGAGAAAGAGTTAGGACTATATTCAACCCCACTTTCTAGAGCCAATTGTTCCTACACATGACAGTTCTTTTAGTAGAGGCCTCATTTATCATGACCATTTGACAAGTCTCCTCATCCCTGACAATGTAGaagacttaaaaaaatttgtgcCCTAATAAATTCATACTCAGGATTCAATCCCCTTAAGAacttaaatattcaatattgtTCAACAAAATGGGCAAGAATGACATTCTTGCTATTTTCAAGCCTCAAATTTTGATACTAATCCAATTCAATTACATAACCTTTAGTATCTTAGAGTACCACATTTGTAATGATTACACTATCTTCTTGTAACCCAGCAAGATATTTTCTTCTAACTCAACAATTATCACATATTTAAACTTACTCTGTCAGATGTTGAGCCCTGTACGGGTGGACCTTACAACTGTGGCAGTTTCTTTATGCTGGGAGCTTTTTGCCCTTGGGCTGCCCTTTTTTGGTAGTGTTTGGTATTTAAAAGGAGAATCTAGGTAAaaacaaagttgtaaaaatagaGCTTCTAATGAAGCTAATTGGTGAGACTTCTACTTTCAAGGCTGGACCAAACACTAACTCTGTTAGATATGCTCTTTTTGCCGTAGTATGGTGGATTCAACTTGAATGTAATGCAAATATTTTAGTTGCAGATGCCTAGTTCCTCTTATGGAACCAACTTTGTTCTAGTACATTGGAGGTGTGCGGACTCAAACAGGTCACAGGGGAGGGAGATAGCGGAGGTTGAATCTTTGTCATTACATATGAGCAAACCAGTGCTAATTTAGCTAAAAGCTTATCAAAAATGGTTTTCTTAGTGAAAGGGGTGCTGGATTAgctttttgatttatttttcttaatttgttcTTTCCTTATCCCTCCCCTGTTTTAAGAGGGTTCCTTACCCTCTGAGCCATGTATATCTCTGCATTCTTTATAGATGTTGTATGATACCACGTTAGAAGTGgagtttaagcctaactcaatctcacaaaaccggcttgtaaggtgaggtttgcactcTACTTATGTATTATGAAATGGCCTTCTATCtatagtcgatgtgggacttcaaACATAACATGTAAAAGCATTAAATTTGAATTGCTTGATCAATTAATCTTTGCTTTTATTCTAACTTAAAAGTTGATTAATCTGTTTCCTGCTTCAGGCTAAATAACTAAACCAAATAATGCATGATTGTGATATGTACATGTGTTGAGTACAATTCATGATCCTTCTTTCCCAATATCCAAACTTCttagttatttgatattttatatgtttaatgtTTTGTAAGGGTGTTGGTAAGAAAGTAGTTTGAAATACTGTGATAACCCAGGTTCGATTCAATGTAGGGCTGTACGGGCTATGAATGAAACTCTGAAGCAAAATCGTCTCTTGAGAGAACGAGGAGATGATAACTCTACGAACAATAACAGTAGTGATGCAAATCTTCAGAAAAATGTATGTCTGCATTATTTTGGTAACTGGAATATGCTATTATTTAAACCTTCTGTTCTGTCTCTCTGCCTGTCCATTATTCAGCATCTCATCAAACAACTGTTTGCATCATGCTTCTAAACCTTCTCTAGTCAATTGTTTTCGTAGTCATGATATTTCCATCATTTTGTTGACTGATTTCCATCTATCTTCTGATTTGTTTTCTCAAATCGTGTTATGTTATTCAAATTACTTTAGTGTTGTCTTGTCTGGGAAATCTCATCTTGAGAAATTATCTTCTCTGTGCTAACATTTCTATTTGGTTCTGCCTTATCTTATTTGTTAATTCTAATATTTGTTTGTCaattttgatttattgattCTGGTTCGTAgccaaaaatattttacttgcAAGGCCATTTGTTAGGCAAGATCATGTGAGGTATCCCAAAATGGTGCAGTGTTGCAGTAAAACAGTTTATGTAGTATGTGTAAGACATGAAAATTTACCAGACATTCATGCTATAATAAAACCAGTAAGGTCTTGATGATGGATGAAAAGGGGTCCATGATCTCTAGAATGAGGCTTCTTAAGGGTCAAAACCGTGCCTGCATTTGTGGTTTGGACAGTACTTGCCACTGCCAGATAGATTTGGGTCTGAATTCTGACCGCTTCTATGGGCAAATTTAATGTATTTGTGGACCTggttattattaatatctatCGTGAAAATTAAGATCCGGTATAAAtagaatagaaaaaatatgtgaaaCAGTAAGAATTTAAATCCTAGAGTTCGATTACATCACACATCACAAGAGCTAGTTATGCTGTCATAATTAGTATTTCTTTTTGtgaaaagaatttatttcaaatttacaaatatttagaTGGCCCTGTAATTTATTCCACAAGATTTATGATAGTCCTTTTTCTATAAGAATTGGAAATCTCTATGTACTTCTACAAAATCTATAAAGGGAAGAGATTAAACTCAATACACCTAAATAACAAAACAAGATCCATATAGAACACTTGACCAGGAAATAGAACCACAACCAAAACTGGACTATGACTAAAAATATGAAGTGAAATCAAAACTTGTGTACATAATTCATAGTGCTGATATTGAGACAATTTCATGTTAAAAATATGCTTTGTGAGTTTGCATATGGTTTCCAACCTCGCATGTTAAAAATTTATGGTTGTATGGAAGTTAGTGTCTCTTGAATTATGTATATACTTTTCTATTCATGGTTTGAGTTTCACCATGTATTGGTTTGGTGcaaaaaaaattggatttgCTTTTTAGGAGAGGGAGACAGGGGTTTGCTTATTCAGTTAAGTTTAACATATGCCATGCTCTACATCTGATTCTTATTCTGCTGACAGGTGTCAAATTTTCATCTTGATGGTCATGATGCACTATATTCTCTTCAGCATGACCATGGAAACTCACAAAAAGCAATGTCATTACCATCTTCACCTCATGATTATAGAGGTCATTCTTCAGAGAGAAGTGGACCGTCGAGACAAGGAGTGAATGATGAAATGGAGTCAACTTGGAATAAAGTACTGGAATCTCCAATGTTCAATAATAAACCTCTGTTACCGTATGAAAAATGGAATATTGACTTCTCTGAATTGACTGTTGGAACTCGGGTAGGGATTGGTAAGTGTTACTTCTCAGTTAATATCACATGATTTGTGATCTGCCGTCTAAATGATTTGAAAACATTCATATGGGCACGTTAAAGAAAGTCGTGATTTAATTGCAAGCATGGTTTTTAGTCAATCTGTCGTGCTAAATCACAGACCAACTTTTTATGGGCTGGATTTCTACATTTCTGTGTTGGGTTTTGGTAGATTTAATCAGACCTGTCCGTTATGTTCTGTGTTGGATTTGTGAAAGATCTGATCCAAATCTCTTACAGCCAATGGTAAAAAAGTTGGTTGCCTTAAAAAAAACTTCAGTACTAAATATTTTTCTCCCACATAAATCAAAGGatgactttttcttttcttcatttattaaatttcagTTTCATCAATTTCAAAGATTGGGTTTTGTCTTAGGAATAGGATTCCTaggaaattttattaaatatgtgtGGTTATTATTCAATTTTCCTTGGAATTATATGTATACAAGTCAGTTACCGTGGGAAAGATTAGTAAGCTTATTGTCATTAGCACAGAAGGTTTTATTCCCACTTGTGAAGATGGGAGAAGTTTTGTTTCTCACTTATCCACAAATTAGCATTTTCAAGAATATTTTATACAAAggaaatattttcattatatttactATGTATGGGAAACTTTAATTCCCAACTCACTTTCTTAGGAATTTCTTAACATTCCTGAAACCAAATGTCACCTTAAAGGTTAAATTGTAAAAGGAAAgaagtaaagaagaagaaaatgaagtgCTGTTAGGTTTCAATGAAAGTAGTAGTGTCATTAATCTAAACAAGTTTCTCTCCTTAAGCTGTTTTTCTTTTGGCTTCTGCTATTTCTGGATAATACAACTTTggtgtttgttttccttttgttttacATGTTCGGTGTGTTATTTCTTGAGAACTACTAGAAGCGCTTGGATTCCATTTCTGCTGTTGATTTTCCCCTTGTTTCTTTGTGACTGGGAAGTTTACAAAACTAGTGTAACTAGGAGAGTATTGGTTAAGAATGATAGCTTCAGACATTTGATTGTCTTGGGCTACACAACCTTagcttgaaacatttgatttgaAGTTTGAGTAGGTACAAGAGGGAAATATCTCAAGTTGATTGGCTTTATTAGAAATGAGTTGTTTTGTTTACTTGGAGCATATTCATGTTATGCAATTTTGAGTGGAAGTGTGCTACTcaacttgaaaaataaaattgtctttTTGACATGCTAAATTACTATTTCGAGGGAGTTCTTGACTAAAGAAGTAGTTGCTTGAGCATTGCTGTATTGTTCTTTTTCAGGTTTCTTTGGAGAGGTTTTCCGTGGCATATGGAATGGCACAGATGTTGCAATCAAGGTTTTTCTAGAGCAAGATTTAACTGCTGAAAATATGGAAGATTTTTGCAATGAGATATCTATTCTGAGGTATCTTGCCTCTTAGAAACTGTTTTTCAGCATTGTTTTCTGTTATATCTATACATTTTCTGACTCTTTTCTTACTGAATTGGTGTTTATTTTCCTCCAGCCGACTTCGACATCCTAATGGTATTCTCCAACATCCTTActgtttactttttttctatAGTTGTGACTTTTTGCGTTGTACTTGAACATTTTGTTGTCTTGATACCGTAATCAATGGAATTAAATCTGAACGGTTATCTTTATTATATCAActgatatttataattattttaattaaatattccttactcaaaaagaatgaaaataatattgtgCACACTTGGTTATAAGAAATCTCATGTAGCTTTTTTCCCTTGAAATCAGCTGTTATTTATTTAGTAATGAAATTATATGCAGTTATATTGTTTCTCGGTGCATGCACAAAGCCTCCACGGTTGTCAATGGTTACAGAATATATGGAATTGGGATCGTTGTATTACTTGATACATTTAAGTGGTCAAAAGAAAAAGCTTAATTGGCGGAGAAGACTAAGGATGTTACGTGACATATGCAAGTAAGTTTATGGTTATTCTGTTTATACTTTTCAGAATCTTATTTGCTTCATTGGCATTGATGTTATAAACAGGTGTTGCACATTAATTACTACATTGTTGTCTTTGAATACATCATAAAATTTCCCTGCCAATTTACTTTCTTCACCTTGAGAAATAACTgtcatttttttgttaattgtggagcataattagtttttttgtgGATTTGTCactatttaattatgaattattattatatttaattttataatttaatacgtttaaataaaaaactgttttctccacctgtttgataatgatttaaaatatgaacTATGAATACCTTGGTTGACTATTCTGTTCAGTCTGGAGTTTTATGAACATTGGTAAAAACGTACCCCATTTCTGGAAAGATTACATCTGGTCTATCAATATTGACGAGAATAACTTGCTTGTGTAGGGGTTTGATGTGCATACATCGAATGAAGATTGTTCACCGTGATCTGAAAAGCGCAAATTGTCTGGTGAATAAGCATTGGACTGTGAAAATATGTGATTTTGGGCTTTCAAGATTAATGGCAGAGTCTCCTATGAGAGATTCTTCCTCGGCTGGAACTCCAGAATGGATGGCTCCTGAGCTCATTCGAAACGAACCATTCACAGAAAAATGTGATATCTTTAGCCTTGGGGTGATCATGTGGGAACTCTGCACCTTGAGCAGACCATGGGAAGGAATACCACCTGAGAGGGTATATAATATTCAACACATTATCTGTTCAAGTTGCGTGATAGTTTCAATTTTTCTGTCACGCgcttcattaaaaaaattcctATTTTCTCTGCTGGACTAGGTGGTCTACTCCGTTGCACATGAGGCTTCCAGATTGGAAATACCAGAAGGCCCTCTAGGAAGGCTTATTTCAGGTCCCTGCAACTTTTCTTTATTACGTGTTGATGGCAGAATTCAGAATCGTCTGCTTTAACTAATTTTTACgcgttttatttttttgtctgcAGATTGTTGGGCAGAATCCCATGAGCGGCCAAGTTGTGAGGAGATTCTTTCTCGTTTAGTGGACATCGAGTACTCCTTGTGCTGAAGCAATATCTTTTGTACATAGAAAACTTTGGGTAGAGTTTTTACATTGTATTATCGGCTGATGTTGTGGACTATTTGTGAATTTTGTTCGTTTTCGCAGAACGTGCGAAGTATGAATCCATATTTTATCCCTGTGCTGCAACTGCATCTCATTCTGGGCCAATGAGAAAGATGAGATCAATCCATCTCTCCTATTTTATTTGCAATGAAATTCAAAACAACAGTGTCTGGTGAAGAATAGTGATTCCCGATCTCAATTGGATAATAATCTTGCAGTTTtatgaagtttatttaaatatttagattaaGTTGGTTCCATGTAAAATAtcataatagaaataaattgtcttttttaaattttaaatttatatttattgtctattttttttttctgatttttaatcttaaataaatCAGGGTAatactatttttattctttaaggtaatcatgtaatatatttttaagtttttttacacgaatgtatataaaattaattttttaataaatatggttaaatgaagACACCTGgtagtataaaaaaacaaaaagaataaagaacATTGTAATTAccaaaattgggttaaatagGTAAATTGAAAAAGCAACTTGTGATAATTTCTTtagatttgaattaaaaataaaaactaatatcCCTGAACTCCTTAACTCCCATGATTATTGTGCTGAAGCTTCTTGAGAGTATCAATTTAGTCATGGTTTTGTTGCCTATTTAATAATGAATGGCCTCAGTGTCTCCTGTTGCTGGAGCAGTAGACGAGATCTATTCAGTAATAcgttacttatatatatatatattatgaaatgcTCAGTCAGTAGagttccatttttattttttattcaaattacaCTTAAACAGATCTAACTACTCGAAATTACGTATGGAACAGGCATTTCAATACCATACCGAAGCAGCAAAAGATAACAAACAAGGTGTGTATGCTAAACATGCAGGGGAAACTGAAGCTCATGAGTTGAATGTGAAGTACAGTGCAATAGAGTGAAGTTCTGTGTGATTATGGGAGAATGTTACCTACCATTGTCGGGATCTTCACTGGAAGATGCTGAGAACAATACTCCGCGTAGGTGATGATTGATGTTGATGACGACCATGAATGACACTGAACTGAGATAGAGTCACATTCAATATAAAGGAGTTTGATCTCCTACCAAGCCAGTTCTAGAGATGTGAAGATCCCCAGAGTTCAATCACGAGGTTATGAAAACCAACAGTGGGCTAAAATCATGAACCAATTGAAGGAAGGTTTCTTCAAACTTGCCGCAAATGGATTTTGATAAAAAGGTTATGAATGTGTAGGAAGCGCAACAGTGGCCTCAGACAAGCCTAATTCTACCAGCAAACACCTGGAGAGGACCTCGAGTATTGGACGGCACTGCGTGTCCGTACATCGATGGTCCACTTGTTCTAAGGTATTGGAAATTACAATTGTTGCTCCAAAACCAAGACCACTCCATTTTGGAAACGCATTCAACTAGTTTGGGAAATTAGATTTTGGaacttaaaagtatttttaaatcatttctaatatttagtattcaaaatatattcatttcatttttttttccttctccaACTTCCATTATGTGTTTTCGTTGGATTagtttttcttctctcttattTTCTGAAAGGATAATGATAGAATGCCCCGTTTTTTTGACCCCCAAAGTTACCCGCCTACGTGgcagttaatattttaatatttttaaagcaGACGGTAGCAGAAACGCGTGAGAGAAGGTGGAGTGAATGGTGAGGTTGTGATACACGCGCAAGAGTGGATTAAGTTTGTGTTAGAAAAATAGAAGTTTGCTTTGCGGTTTATACTAAAGGCGAGAGTGCGGCGACAGTGCGGCGACAGTGCGGATTGCTGCCATAGCTTCGTGCGTCGAAGTGGAAGGCCAtacaaatttgaattcaaaGGCCATACAAATTTCCATGaccatcaatcatcaccataaaacttcatTAACTATATGAAATtcaacattgaattaaaaataaacttttctgGTTGGACATTTAAGTGTCCTCTTCTGAGTTCATAAGTGCCTTTTTGCGTTGCAGTTTTTATACACCtagtactgcaactgtttttgtagtatataatgataaatttcgacacaatccaaaggccttACAAATTTCCATGACCACCAatcatcaccataaaacttgattttatttcaaattcaacattcaattaaaaataaagttttcttcttCCAAATTTAAGTATCCTCTTCTGAGTTCATAAGTGCCTTTTTGCGTTGCAGTTTTTGTACACCtagtactgcaactgtttttgtagtatataatgataaattttgacacaatccaaaggccttACAAATTTCCATGACCACCAatcatcaccataaaactttattaagtatttcaaattcaacattcaattaaaaataaagttttcttcttCCAAATTTATGTGTCCTCTTCTGAGTTCATAAGTGCCTTTTTGCGTTGCAGTTTTTGTACACCtagtactgcaactgtttttatagtatataatgataaatttcgacacaatccaaaggccttACAAATTTCCATGACTACCAatcatcaccataaaacttcagtaagtatttcaaattcaacattcaattaaaaataaagttttcttcttCCAAATTTATGTGTCCTCTTCTGActtcataagtgcctttttgcgttgtagtttttgtacacctagtactgcaactgtttttgtagtatataatgataaatttcgacacaatccaaaggccttACAAATTTCCATGACCACCAatcatcaccataaaacttgattaagtatttcaaattcaacattcaattaaaaataaagttttcgtCTTCCAAatttaagtgtccttttctGAGTTCATAAGTGCCTTTTTGCGTTGCAGTTTTTGTACACCtagtactgcaactgtttttgtagtatataatgataaatttcgacacaatccaaaggccttACAAATTTCCATGACCACCAatcatcaccataaaacttcagtaagtatttcaaattcaacattcaattaaaaataaagttttcttcttCCAAATTTAAGTGTCCTCTTCTGAGTTCATAAGTGCCTTTTTGCGTTGCAGTTTTTGTACACCtagtactgcaactgtttttgtagtatataatgataaatttcgacacaatccaaaggccttACAAATTTCCATGACCACCGatcatcaccataaaactttattaagtatttcaaattcaacattcaattaaaaataaagttttgttCTTCCAAATTTAAGTGTCCTCTTCTGAGTTCATAAGTGCCTTTTTGCGTTGCAGTTTTTGTACACCTAGTAATGCAACTATTTTTCTagtatataatgataaattttgacataatcCAAAGGCCTTACAAATTTTCATGACCACCAATCATTACCATAAAACTTGATTAAGTATTTCAAATTCaacattcaattaaaaataaagttttcgtCTTCCAAATTTAAATGTCCTCTTCTGAGTTCATAAGTGCCTTTTTGCGTTGCAGTTTTTGTACACCTAGTACTGCAACTGCTTTTGTagtatataatgataaatttcgacacaatccaaaggccttACAAATTTCCATGACCACCAatcatcaccataaaacttcagtaagtatttcaaattcaacattcaattaaaaataaagttttcttcttCCAAATTTTTGTGTCCTCTTTTGActtcataagtgcctttttGCGTTGCAATTTTTGTACACCtagtactgcaactgtttttgtagtatataatgataaatttcgacacaatccaaaggccttACAAATTTCCATGActatcaatcatcaccataaaacttcattaagtatttcaaaatgaacattcaattaaaaataaagttttcttcttCGAAATTTAACTGTCCTTTTCCGACTTCATAAGTGCCTTGTTACGTTGGAGTTTTTGTACACCAAGCACTGCAACTGTTTTACTAAACCAATCCAAAATAGCATGTGATCATTAGTGTATCTGTCAATCTACAAACTACATATTAACTCCAACAAATGATTAAACAATATATTCAATTGTGCCAACATAACTGACTTTATCTACCTGAATCTAACATCCCTATTATCCCTATGTAAAATTGTCTCAAAAATCCTCTGATGGCATTCTAACTTCTATATTCACAGTAGCTATTTCTTCAACAGCAGATCGTAGTGCTTAATTACTTCATCGCGAAGGACATTATCTTCATGTAAAACCCAATCAC
This region of Vigna unguiculata cultivar IT97K-499-35 chromosome 5, ASM411807v1, whole genome shotgun sequence genomic DNA includes:
- the LOC114184960 gene encoding serine/threonine-protein kinase EDR1-like isoform X8 codes for the protein MEETREDAGPTEQGPSNVSWWPSDFVENFGSVSLDSNDEALNNKESPVHVVKDVLSSQKASQTLWRTGMLSEPIPNGFYSVVPETRLKELFDNIPSLDELHALSGEGFKADVILVDSEKDKKLSMLKQLIVALVKGLNSNPAAIIKKIAGLVSDFYKRPNIESPAKTVLDETTHMLENRGVQMLGQIKHGSCRPRAILFKVLADTVGLESRLVVGLPNDGVTECQDSYKHISLIVVLNSVEMLVDLMRFPGQLLPRSTKAVFMTHISGAGESDSAENDSCDSPLEPNSPLFGVSESPEHPSFRARGRSMLSGDRTAFRDFTDDQATSRSSYRSDGASSSSEARRIRRRSVSITPEIGDDIVRAVRAMNETLKQNRLLRERGDDNSTNNNSSDANLQKNVSNFHLDGHDALYSLQHDHGNSQKAMSLPSSPHDYRGHSSERSGPSRQGVNDEMESTWNKVLESPMFNNKPLLPYEKWNIDFSELTVGTRVGIGFFGEVFRGIWNGTDVAIKVFLEQDLTAENMEDFCNEISILSRLRHPNVILFLGACTKPPRLSMVTEYMELGSLYYLIHLSGQKKKLNWRRRLRMLRDICKGLMCIHRMKIVHRDLKSANCLVNKHWTVKICDFGLSRLMAESPMRDSSSAGTPEWMAPELIRNEPFTEKCDIFSLGVIMWELCTLSRPWEGIPPERVVYSVAHEASRLEIPEGPLGRLISDCWAESHERPSCEEILSRLVDIEYSLC